One window of the Microvirga mediterraneensis genome contains the following:
- a CDS encoding cation:proton antiporter gives MAAAIDLQSYQEPILFLATAGIVVPLFHRLRISPVLGFLAAGALLGPYGLGRLMPSQPWINWITFTNPEGTSRLAEFGVVFLLFTIGIELSWQRLRTLRRLVFGFGSLQVLLGALVLGLAFYAFRTVETITAATIVGLALALSSTAIVIPVLAERKRLNTAAGRASFSALLFQDLLVAPILFAIAVLDTSRPEVTPSSFAILVLQAVVALVLIVGLGRLILRPFFQLVSTTKSPELFMAACLLVVLVTSLIAAVSGLSMALGAFIAGILLSETEYRRAIDVTIQPFKGLLLGVFFVSVGMSLDFFRFLEAPLLILSLAATVIVIKGITIVGIARPYGLNTAEAAETGLLLGPGGEFGLVILGAAMIAGLVPAGIGQNLLLVTTLTMVAIPLLARLGQRLGRKLEVRRPLDPLAAVAPPTDEVGRVIVAGYGRVGQLVAEMLERHKVPYLAIDLDPARVASERRAGKPVYYGDGTYPEFLRACGIDRAPALVITLDTVSSIEGVVSAARQECSDITIVARARDARHATQLYELGVDDAVPETIEASLQLSEAILSDIGVPMGLVIASIHERRDEFREILRKKNPKRDPNRVVFQARRRVGKQAPEATTEQTTEVEG, from the coding sequence GGACCCTATGGGCTCGGGCGGCTCATGCCGAGCCAGCCTTGGATCAACTGGATCACCTTCACCAATCCGGAGGGCACCTCGCGGCTGGCCGAATTCGGCGTGGTCTTTCTGCTGTTCACCATCGGCATCGAGCTGTCCTGGCAGCGCCTTCGCACCCTGCGGCGTCTCGTCTTCGGGTTCGGCTCCCTGCAGGTGCTCCTGGGCGCCCTCGTCCTGGGGCTGGCCTTCTACGCCTTCCGGACCGTCGAGACGATCACCGCGGCCACCATCGTCGGCCTCGCCCTCGCCCTGTCGTCCACGGCCATCGTGATTCCGGTCCTGGCCGAGCGGAAGCGCCTCAACACGGCGGCCGGGCGGGCCAGCTTCTCGGCCCTGCTGTTCCAGGACCTCCTGGTCGCGCCGATCCTGTTCGCCATCGCGGTGCTCGATACGAGCAGGCCCGAGGTAACCCCGTCGTCCTTTGCCATCCTGGTCCTGCAGGCGGTCGTCGCGCTGGTGCTGATCGTCGGCCTCGGCCGCTTGATCCTTCGCCCCTTCTTTCAGCTCGTCTCGACCACGAAAAGCCCGGAGCTTTTCATGGCGGCGTGCCTGCTCGTCGTGCTGGTGACCAGCCTGATCGCCGCCGTCAGCGGCCTGTCGATGGCCTTGGGCGCCTTCATCGCCGGCATCCTCCTGTCCGAGACGGAATACCGGCGCGCCATCGACGTCACCATCCAGCCCTTCAAGGGGCTGCTCCTCGGCGTATTCTTCGTCTCGGTCGGCATGAGCCTCGACTTTTTCCGCTTCCTCGAAGCGCCGCTTCTGATCCTCTCGTTGGCGGCTACGGTCATCGTCATCAAGGGCATCACCATCGTGGGGATCGCCCGCCCCTACGGCCTCAACACCGCGGAGGCGGCCGAGACCGGACTGCTCCTGGGTCCCGGAGGCGAATTCGGCCTCGTCATCCTGGGCGCCGCGATGATCGCCGGGCTCGTCCCTGCCGGGATCGGCCAGAACCTCCTTCTGGTGACGACCCTCACCATGGTGGCGATCCCGCTCCTGGCCCGGCTCGGGCAGCGCCTCGGCCGCAAGCTCGAGGTTCGCCGGCCGCTCGATCCGCTCGCGGCCGTCGCGCCGCCGACGGACGAGGTCGGCCGCGTCATCGTCGCCGGGTATGGGCGCGTCGGCCAGCTCGTCGCCGAAATGCTCGAACGGCACAAGGTGCCCTATCTCGCCATCGACCTCGACCCTGCCCGCGTCGCGTCGGAGCGAAGGGCCGGGAAGCCGGTCTATTACGGGGACGGAACCTATCCCGAGTTCCTGCGGGCCTGCGGCATCGACCGGGCGCCGGCCCTCGTCATCACCCTCGACACCGTGAGTTCCATCGAGGGGGTCGTGTCCGCCGCCCGGCAGGAATGCTCGGACATCACCATCGTGGCCCGGGCCCGGGATGCACGTCATGCGACGCAGCTCTACGAGCTCGGCGTGGACGACGCGGTGCCCGAGACCATCGAGGCGTCCCTTCAGCTCAGCGAAGCGATCCTGAGCGATATCGGGGTTCCCATGGGTCTCGTGATCGCGTCGATCCACGAACGGCGGGACGAATTCAGGGAAATCCTCCGGAAGAAGAACCCGAAGCGCGATCCGAACCGGGTCGTGTTCCAGGCGCGCCGGCGCGTCGGCAAACAGGCTCCCGAGGCCACGACCGAGCAGACCACCGAGGTTGAGGGCTGA